The proteins below come from a single Necator americanus strain Aroian chromosome V, whole genome shotgun sequence genomic window:
- a CDS encoding hypothetical protein (NECATOR_CHRV.G18300.T2): protein MDPLVTHSRTLSSNARTTAPIHSSASMTSTTERLVRTLQETNDDGSVHGRDVKTLRDATALTVTEVWNDARSATSTLTRKADEGTYTSQFRFRRRATQFSLWFRRLENVMRLRAAAATPQVAELSVTFANGQKMGS from the exons ATGGATCCGCTCGTTACTCATTCGCGCACTCTGTCTTCTAATGCTAGGACTACTGCCCCGATACACAGCTCAGCTTCTATGACGAGCACCACCGAGCGGCTCGTGCGTACTTTGCAGGAAACCAACGATGACGGTAGCGTACATGGGAGAGATGTGAAGACGCTCCGAGACGCTACTGCCCTGACGGTTACAGAAGTATGGAACGATGCCAGGTCAGCAACCAGCACGTTAACAAGGAAAGCGGACGAAGGTACTTATACTTCACAATTTAG GTTCAGGCGACGAGCCACGCAGTTTTCGCTGTGGTTTCGCCGCCTAGAAAACGTAATGCGCCTGCGTGCTGCAGCTGCGACGCCCCAAGTTGCGGAGCTGTCAGTGACGTTTGCTAATGGTCAAAAAATGGGTTCATGA
- a CDS encoding hypothetical protein (NECATOR_CHRV.G18301.T1): MCFPPVIMQSFVGEMGFDGVLLKSVLESFVDEIAEESSELILERPRYAYAVVVIADEHELCEASCVRQLDVEILQPHNSLGYQDDYDSDIQRALRELKESRDLLATPRNSVAVDVTNLSMESNRYSNEASFLTRSNHFAEDIKESTNPNRRTAIQFPSTSRSRI; the protein is encoded by the exons AGAAATGGGCTTCGACGGAGTTCTACTGAAATCAGTGCTGGAGAGTTTTGTTGATGAGATCGCGGAAGAGTCGAGCGAATTGATACTTGAACGACCACGATACGCCTACGCTGTCGTAGTGATAGCTGACGAACACGAATTATGCGAG GCAAGTTGCGTTCGACAACTGGATGTGGAGATTTTACAACCTCACAATTCGTTAGG GTACCAAGATGACTATGATTCGGATATTCAGCGAGCTCTACGGGAACTGAAAGAATCCCGAGATCTTCTAGCAACTCCGAGAAACAGTGTGGCAGTAGATGTAACGAATCTCTCCATG GAATCGAACCGCTACAGTAATGAAGCTTCTTTTTTGACTAGGAGCAATCATTTTGCGGAGGATATAAAGGAATCAACAAATCCTAACAGAAGAACTGCCATCCAG tttcctTCAACGTCACGTTCGAGGATCTAG